AAGCCCGTGGTTTATTTTCAGTGGAACAGTATTTCAGTATTTCAGTATTTCAGTGTGTCGGAAAGCCGTAAATGTATGATTAAGTTTAATTTAGAACCTAAAGCGCCGAATTAAAAAAGCAAGGCGTTATGTGTTGATTTGGGATGAAAGGAGCAGGCACGAAAGACCGTGATGCTCACGGAATTTCCCCCCAAAAAAAAGAAAAAGCCGGGAATGCCACGGCGTTCAGTGATCCGGTTCGGATGCAGGTTTGGACTTTTTGCTGAGCTGCAGCAGGTCCCATTTATTGCCGTAAAGATCCCGGAAAACCACAACGGTACCGTAGGCTTCCCTTCGTGGTTCTTCGAGAAAAACGACCCCTTTTGATTTCATGCAGGTGTAGTCGCGCCAGAAATCGTTGGTTTCCAGAAACAGAAAAACGCGGCCGCCGGACTGATTCCCGATGGCCTTTTTTTGTTCCCCGGTTGAGGCCTGTGCAAGCAGCAGTTTCGTGCCGGTTGAATGCGGCGGCGCGACCTGAACCCATCGTTTGCCCCCTCCCAAATCTGTGTCCTCAATAAGGGTAAACAAAAGTTTTTTGGTATAAAAAGCTATCGCATCATCATAGTTTTCTACAACAAGGGCAACACTGCCAATTAGCTGCTGAGCGGATTGCGTCATATCAGGGTATGAGGGTTAGCGGATGCTGACGAAACAGCACGAAATCATGGCAGGCGAACTCATTTTTATTCAAAAGAGCTTTACCGCGCGGGCAGGTCACACAAACTGCCCGCGCAGTAGTAACCCGGATTAGCGGTTGTTCGTGAATGTTTCGCGTTTAGGCCCAACGCCCGTTATCGTGAGGCTGCGCCACTCCCGCGGCAGGGGCGTATCGAGCTGCATAATGCCCGTATCTGTCATTTCAAGGCCGCCAAACCCGGAAAGTACGGTCTGAAGCATACCCCCGGCGCCGGTTGCGAAGTACGGATTCGTGCCGCCCGCATCTTCCGCGATTACGCCAAAGGGCGGGAGCTCGTTGGGCCGGTAGGCGCGGTGAAAGAGCTCGTAAGCACGGCGCTCTTCACCAAGACGCGCATAGAGCGTCGCAAACACGGAATGCGTCATCGCCGGACCGTCTCCAACTCGCGGGATGTAGTACTCGAGATCCTTGCGGATCTGATCAGGATCGCGGATGATATCGAGCGGGAAAGAGAGCAGGTTCACATCCGCCTGTTTGATCAGCTCGCCTTCGTAGGTCGCATGTTCGCGGGTCGTGCCGTCGGGGAACTGCAGGATGGGGAGGCCGTTGGCAATTTCCATCCATTTCGGATCGGGGGTTTCGCCGAGCAGCTCCGCAGCCTGCGTCGCAAAGCGCAGCGCGCTGATGGCCGCACCGTTGGTGAAGGCGTTGTCGTCCACGTTCTCGGCCCACTCATCGGCGGCCATCACGTTGATAATGTGGAAGGCGCCGTTTTCGCCCTCATCCACGCGGCTGACCCAAAACTCGGCCACTTCCCGGAGCAGCGGCCAGCCCATTTCCCGCAGGAAGTCCATATCCTGGGTTACGCGGAAGTAGTTCCAGAACGCAATGCCAACAACCGCGGTGATGTGGTGCTGAAACGGTCCCGAGAGCGCCCAGACCGGCGTCGCTTCTTCGCCGGTATCGTTCGATTCCCAGGGGAACATCACCCCGCGAAAGCCGTTCATGAAGGCTTTTTGCCGGGCGGCCTCCATGCGCTCAAAACGGTAGCGGATCAGCGATTTCGCGATTTCGGGCTGTAGCATGAGCAGGGGCGGATACATCCATAGCTCGGTATCCCAGAAAACGTGACCGTTGTAGCCAAGTCCGGAGAGGCCCATGGGCGACAGGCTGTAGGCCGTGCCTTCCCGCGCAAAGCTGTACAGATGATACAGGGCAGAGCGCACATCAATTTGATCACGAAGGTTGCCTTCAATGATGATGTCGCTTTCCCACAGCCGCTCCCACTCGCGCTCGTGCCGGGTGATCAGGCGGTCGCGGCCTTCGAGCATGGCGAACAGGCTAAGGCGCTCGGCTTCGTTGTGCGGATCCGATACATGCTCGGTGCCAATCACGCTGCTCAGCACGGTGAAGCGGTAGGTCTCCCCCGCGCGCAGCTCCTTCGTGAAATGCACCCGATGCATGTCATGATCCCAGTCCTCATGTACGAGGTGCGGACGCTGCTCTTCGCTGAACAGAAAGGTCGATGCCGCAGCAACCGTGTGCCGTCCCGTCGGACTCTGCGCCACGGAGGTCATAATCGGGATGTTCACGTGCGGACGGTCCACCTCCTGATAAAACTGACGCACATCGCGCAGGTGCGCGGGGGCTTCGATCCGGCTTGCGGCCCGCATCGTTATGTTCTGTAGCGCGGTAACTTCCAGCTCAATCATGGAGGTAAACGGCAGATTGCGCAGCGCACGAATGGTGTAGCGTACGCTCGCTTTGTTGCCGACATCGAAGGTGGTTTCCGCGAAGGCCCGCCGCATATCCAGCCGCTGCCGCATGTTGGAAACTTCCCGGGCTGTGATGAACTGCTCATCAATATTGAGCTCCATGCCCGCGAAGTTGAAGACACGCAGAATGTTGGACGTCCGGCCCCGCCCGTAGTGATCATAGATGCCGTTGAGCACGGTATCGCTCACGCGCAGCGGTTCGTGTGAAGTCACCAGCCCGACCATGCCGTTGGCCACGGTGATGCCGTAATAGTTGGCGGGATCAATCTGACTCGCGCGGATTTCCCAACCGGTTTCCTGAGCACGGAGTTGTTCCGCCGCAAAGAAGCTGCACAGCAGCATAAGCCCGAGTACGGGCAGTAATCGTTTATTCATAAGTCTTAGGTCAGTCTAAATCAAATGTGCGGTTGATACTGACCTTAAGGGCAACCTGAGCCTGCAACACACAAGCCATGTGCTGGTTCTTAAGCCCGTTTACCGGATACCGGTCATCCCTTCCGGTCAGCTATTTCATACCGGAAACGGATTCCCATAATCCGTTTCACTTCAGAATATACAAAGGACGGCTAACTTTAAGGGAAATATTTGTTTGGGATTTAAGGCTCAGGCTTCATCCGTCACAAAGCGGCGCAGCCAGAGCAGGAGTGCAAATAAGGAGGAAGCAATCAGGGTGGAGACCAACAGAAACTGAATCCGCTCGGGCGTCATGGGCACGACCCAGAGCGTGGAGCCGAGGTCAACGCCGATGAGCAACAGCAAGAGCCAGATCAGGTGATCACGTTTGATTTTGCTGCACACCCAAGCCCCGAAAGGCGCGCCGAAAATCACGACCGGCACGCAGCTCATCCAGTATTGCCACACCACGGGATTGATTTCACTTTTGACCGCGCCGAACCATAAAAAGCCGAATACGGAGAGCAGCCCCATCATCACGACCGTTGTGGGCGTGCTGATTTTTTCATTTACGCCGAAAAGCAGCGTAAGCAGAATGAAGGTCATCATGTCAATGCCCACGCCGATAACCGAGGAAATCATCCCGCCCAGAAATCCGGTGAGCGTAAACAGGGTGAGCTGTACGCTGCGCCGCAGCCGGATGTGTTCACTGGGCGCGTTGTTGACGATCCAGCGGTTGTAAATCAGGAAGAAGCCAAACACCCCCGCCACGAGGGAGAAAAAGAGTTTGGGGTACGGATTGGGCAGTGCGAGAAACGTATCACCAACGATCAGACCGAACACCCCGCCGGCAAGCCCGAACCCGATCACGTGCCAGAGCACCGGAATCTTCCGGAGGTAAATCACAAGCCCGGCCATCGTCATGCCGAAGGACTGAATCATGAACGCAAAAACCTTCGCATCGTGCGGCGCCACTCCGAAGGCCTTCGTAAACACCGGAAACGCAACCGCCCCGCCCCCTTCCGCCGTCGCACCCGCGATGAAAGAACCGAACACCATCGTAAGGGTCAGCGGCCAGGTTTCCGCAAACATCCCCCACCAGTCGAGCCGCAGCATGGCGAGCACCCAAAGCACAAGCACAAGACCGGCAGCGGCCCAGTACACAGGCATTCGCAAGCTTTGGGAAGAGGCAGGTTGAGCTGTATCCATGCAGTTCGGCGGGGTTTATGTTTTTGAAGTTGTTTTATTTGGTTGGGCCATGCGACTGATCAAAAGTACTTCACAAAATACAGTTGGCCACAATCAGTCCCGAAGTAATCCCAAATAGTACGATTATGTTCCCCTGCGAGCAAATGTAGTACAACAAAACACATTTAAGCGGGTCATGCCGGTAACCGCGAAACGCACGACTACTTTCTGATTTCAACCCAGGCTGGGACACACTTACAAACTAATTTCCTGCATTTTCATGTGGTATTTTACTTATATCGGTTTGAGGGCGGGGGTGCAGCCATTTTTTTCTTCCACGGGCGCTTTGTCAGTACCGGATTCATGGGCAGCGTTTTGGTGAGATCGCTCGGGTAGCTAATTAGTCGGGAAACCAAATAATAAGCTTGCGCTTTACTAAATGCCCGAATAACGGTATCATTTACCATACGAAACTGATCTGAAAGCTATAGACCCAACAACATGGCTACTGTAATAAAAAAAGGCACATCAAAATCTGAGATCGTCAAAAGTATTCGTAAAGCAACAGGGAACCGCCCTAATAAAGCGCTTATGAAGCTTGCCGGAACCTTAAAAGCGGATATTGATCCCATGGTGTACCAAAAGAAACTCCGCGATGCATGGAAATAAGCTTCTTGTCGATACCAATATTGTGCTTTAGTTCCTTAAGGGAAACCTTGAAATAAATCAGTTTTTCACCCGGTTTCAGGTATTACCATGTCGTTTTTACCGGACTTGAGCTGTAGTCTTGCTTCGAGTAGCTAAACGGCAACAACAAAAACCCAAACAGCGACGCACAGTCATTCTGCCCACATTGTCATACTGAGAAAAAAAGCAAGGACCCTTGAGACCGTTTTGGGATGCGGGAACCAAGACCGCAGACCTTGATGCTCTCGGGATTTTCCCTAAAAAAAAATAAAAAAATCCGACGGGCAGGGACGCGGGTTTCAGGCCCGGGTGGTGGTGGCCTGATGCTGTTCGAGCTGCCGGCCTGCCGCGAAAAGGAGGTCTTCGCGGAAGTGCGGGGCCATGAGCTGTACGCCGACCGGGAGGCCATCAGCGGGATGCGTGCCTGCGGGCAGGCTCAGGGCGGGGATGCCGGCGAGGTTCGCGGAAATGGTGTAGATGTCGCTGAGGTACATTTGCAGCGGATCATCCGTTTTTTCGCCAATGCCGAAGGCTGTAGTGGGTGAGGTGGGCGAGAGAATGACATCGCAATGTTCAAAGGCGGACAGGAAATCCTGTTGGATGAGGCGGCGGATGCGCTGTGCTTTGCCGTAGTAGGCGTCGTAGTAGCCGGCGCTGAGCACGTAGGTGCCGAGCATGATGCGGCGCTTGACTTCAGGGCCGAAGCCTTCGGTGCGGCTTTGTTTGTAAAGGCGGATGAGGGCGCTCTCGACCGATGCGGGATCCTGACCGGCTTTTTGGAGCATTTTCTTCTCGTTGGCGAGGGCTTCCATCATTTGGGCGCGGTCGGTGCGGTGTCCGTAGCGGATGCCATCGTAGCGGGCGAGGTTGCTCGAGGCTTCTGCCGTGGCGAGAATGTAGTAGGTGGCAACGGCGTAGGGCGTGTGCGGCAGGCTGAGCGGCACGGGTACCGCACCGGCAGCTTTGAGGGCTTCGACCTGCTGCATTACCAGGGCTTTGACTTCGGGATCGAGGCCGTCGCCGAAGTATTCGACGGGGAGGCCGACGCGCAGGCCCTGTGGCAGGGTCTCGCTTTCGGCAAGGTAGTCGGGCACGGGCTTGCGGGAAGAGGTCGCGTCGCTGTGGTCGTGGCCCGCGAGGACGCTCAGTAAGAGCGCGGCGTCTTCGACGGAATGCGTGAGCGGGCCGATGCAGTCGAAAGAAGAGGCGTAGGCGATGAGTCCGTGCCGTGAGATGCGACCGTAGGTGGGTTTGAGGCCGACGACGCCGCAGAGGGAAGCCGGCTGACGCACTGAGCCGCCGGTATCGGAGCCGAGCGTGGCATGGCACATGCCGGCAGCTACGGCAGCGGCGCTTCCGCCTGAGGAGCCGCCGGGGACTTTCGTTTTATCGGCGGGGTTTCGCGTGATGCCAAAAGCCGAGTTTTCGGTGGAAGAGCCCATTGCGAACTCATCCATGTTGAGGCGGCCAATCAGGATGGCGCCTTCATCCCGTAGGCGCTGCACAGCGGTGGCGTCATATACGCTTTCGAAACCGGCGAGCATTTTGGAGCCTGCCGTACATACGCGTCCGCGCTCTACGATGGCTTCCTTGATGCCAATAACCGCGCCGGCAAGGCGACCGGCTTTACGATCCCAAAACTGCTGATCCGTTTCACGGGCCTGTTGCATAGCCTGTGTGCCGGCAATGGTAGTGAAGGCGTTGAGTTCAGGATTATCCCGTTCGATGGTTTCGAGAAAATGACCTGTTATCTGCTCAGCTGTGAGGGCGCCTTCTGCTATGAGACGCTGTGTTTCCCGGATACCAGTTGGCTGCAAAATAGGGGTAGGTAGGTTTCACCGCTGACTACGGTTCAGGGCGGGGTGTTCACCATCCCTGAAAAGTAGCCGCTTAATTTCCGTTTGAGGTTTTTTCTTTCTGATCTGAGCTGTTGCTGCGGCTGTCGCTTTCGCGCGCGCCCTGCTCGATTTCACTCTTGATTTCGTTGGAAGCTTTGCGAAATTCGTTAATGCCCTGCCCCAAACCGCGTGCAAGCTCGGGAATTTTTTTTGCGCCGAACAGCAACAAAATAACCATGACGATAACGGCAATTTCAAGTCCGCCAAATGAACCCATGTGGTGTCTCCAAAAATATGTAATGATGATTTCAAGGCGTGAATCGCCTTAGCATTAAATATACAAACAATTGGCGTTTGATAACATTCAGAATTGACGCCAACTTTGCCCGCTTCCTGCAGCGCCTGTTGTGATTACGGAAGTGCAAAAGCGGCGCTTCCGAAGCGTTAAGGCCTGTTTTACGGGGCTGAATTATTCCATTGAAATTGCCAAAAATGCTTTATATTCGTGCCCGTTCCCTGTAACAGTTTAAGCCGAATCCGTTTAAAGCTGCGGCGAAATAACCGCATTCAATCGGGTAACCCTGCTGTTTACAGTTAGCGGCTTTTTAGGTTTCTTAACGGTAAGCGCAGACCCGCTTTGCAGTGTTGTGGTAGCTTGATTTTATTTGCTCAATACAGACTTATACACGTACTCAGAACATTTTATACCACTGATACTTAGCCTTTTAAAGCTGCGTTTCTGCGATGAACGCACGATATGTTTTTCCCCTTATTCTTATTCTTTTTCACTTAACCGCCAATATTGATACGCTATGATCTGGACAGTTGAATTAGCTGCGACGCTTGAAGAAGCTCCCTGGCCCGCGACCCGCGAAGAGCTCATTGAATGGGCCGAGCGCAACGGTTGTCCGCAGCAAGTTATCGACAATCTCTACGAACTCGATGAGGAAGACGACTCACCCTATGAAAATATTGAGGAAATCTGGCCCGACTACATCATGAAGGAGGATTTCTTTCATGGTGAAGACGACGACGGCTTTGATTACGACGATGTTTAATGCCCCGCAGCCGTTACCGAAAACGGTCATACGGCACAGGTAAAGAAATCCTGCATGAACGGCTGTTCGGTAACGTGCAGCCGTTTTTGTTTTTAAGATACCGGATGGATGACAAGACAGCATTGGCGCCATCCGCAGGAGCCATCACCAACGCAAACTTGTAAGGCTGCAAAGCGGAATTTCCCGTAATCGTGCTTCAGAACGCGGATTAATTTGGGTTTCATCCAATAACTGCGAAATTTATCGCAGCGGCTGCGTTGCAGATAGTCATCATGCTTTTACCGGGCGCTCTTTCCGCTGTTTTATTTAGACTTTTACTTTGCTCATTCGCCTATTTCCTGACACATATTACAGGGCAGATTACCGTATATTTAAGCTTCCACGATTTTACAGCATAATTTCTCCGCTTTTGATCACCGCCCGCTTTTCGCACATATTTGCTTGTAAGGCCTTTACGGCGGGGCTGTTGTTTGTATACCTTCTTTTGTTAACCGGTGCAGCCCCCGCTTCAGGCTCCGATAATCAGGAGAGCAGTGATGAACCGGAGGGACTGATTCGATCGGTCAGATTCAGCGGAAACGACGCGATCAGCAACGGGGTACTCCAAACGGTTGTGCGTACCCGTACGAATCGGGAGATATTCAGTATTCCGGGCGCAACCCTGTGGCTTGGTCTTAACCGGATCAGCTCAAGGTTAGGTGAGGCGCCGCGCATGATTAATACCGCAACGATTGCGCAGGATGTAGAGCGACTCCGGATTTTCTACAACAACAACGGCTACCTTGAAGCTACGATTGAATCGGAAGTGCGGGAGCTGCGGCGGAACCGATGGCAGGTCATTTTCCGAATTGACGAAGGGGAGCCATCCGTAATGCAGACGGTCAGCTTCTCAGGTCTGCCTGCGTTTGAAGACCCGCGTGTGATGGAGCGCTTTCTTGCAAGGAGTCAGCTCATTCGCGAAAACGAAGCTGTGAATGACACAACCTTTGTCTCAAACCGCATTTATTCGGTTGATCTCATCAGCAATGAGCGAAACCGCATTCTCACCATTTTGCATAACAACGGCTATGCTTCGGCAAGCCGGGATTCGATTGTTGTACAGGTGAAGCGCGACCGGGAAAACCCGCAACAGCTTGATCTGGCATTCCGGGTTCAGCCGGGCAAGGTTTACTATTTCGGGGATGTGCGCATTAACCTTTCTGCCCCGCAGTCAACAGAAGGCAATTTTGAATCTGACACGCTGAGCGGTCCGCCGGTTACGCTTGAGCCCTGGCAGATGATTATTAACGTCGAACCGGACGCCCGCACACGCAGCCGTCTGCTTGAACAGCGGGTTCTGTTCACCCCCGGCGAGCGCTTCAACAATCAGCTCTACCTGTCGACAGTCAATCAGTTTCAGACGCTTGGCATGCTTAGTCTGCGGCAGTTCAGCCTGAGTGAAGGGGGCGGATTGCCGGATTTCAGCGATGAGAACGTACCTGTTTTTTTTGATCTCGAAACCCTTCCCCGCCATCAGATTCGCGCCGATTTCTTTGGGATGCAGCGTATCGGGCTGGGTTTGGGTGCCGGACTTCAGTACAGCAACAACAATATTTTCGGCTCGGCTGAGCGGTTCGAGCTGGGTCTGAATACAAGCTATGAGTTTATTGAGGGCAATCAGGAAAACCCGCGCAGCATAGAAACCTTTGTGAACTACAGCTTCCCCCGTTTTGCCTTTCCCTTTGCCGGCTTCAACAATGATCCGCGTTTTCTGAATCCGCGTACCCGGTTTCAGCTCAGCTACGGACAAATCCGGCAGATCAATTTTACGGTTGATGACAACGTGCGCTTCAGCACGCGCTTTCAGGCGAATCACGACCAAACGACGACAAGCTTTTTCGATCTGATCGAACTCGAATGGTTCGATGCCAACATCACCCCTGCATTCCGGGAAGTGCTGGAAGAAACGACAACCGATCCGCTGTTTTTGCAGCTGATTCTGGAAGACTACCGGCCACAGATCAATTCTCTCACCCGCTACACTTTTCGGAACGCTGCTACGCACCCCATCAGGCGGGACCGTGGGTTTTTCCTGGAAACCAGTTTTGAGCTGGGCGGGAACCTGCCCCGGCTGATTGAAGAGACCCTGTTTACGCGGCCTGACTCCCTGCGCGGCACTTTCCCATCTCTGAGCGGCAGCGGGCGCGATCTCAGCTACAGTCAGTTTGTGAAAGGCTCCTTAGATTTCCGCCGGTATTACAGCTTGGGCAACAACTCGGTATTTGCCTGGCGCGGGTTTGTGGGTCTGGCTTATCCCTACGGCCTGAGCCGCACCATACCGCTGAACCGTCGTTTTTTTGCCGGAGGGTCAAATGATATCCGCGGATGGAACCCGCTCACGTTGGGACCCGGCACCAACGACCGCACCGTGAACCCCATCAACGGGGGCGATATTAAACTGGCGGGCTTTCTTGAATTTCGGAACACCTTTTCGCGAAACTTTCTCAACACCAACTGGATTTTCGCGGCTTTTACCGATTTCGGAAATGTGTGGACGGGTCCACGGAATGAGCTGGATGAAGGCAAATTCAGCATGAATTCATTTTGGCGCGAAATTGCCGTAGGTTCCGGCATTGGCCTGCGGCTTGACTGGGAGTTTGTGGTTTTCCGGATTGATTTTGCCTACCGCGTAACCGACCTTGGCAACGAACCCGGCACATCTGTGCTGGACCGCCGCAATATCCATTTCGGTATTGGTCACTCTTTTTAAATTTATTTCGGACATTTTCCCGAAGCGTACCCTTCACCTGATCCGCTATGCTTAAAAAAACCGGCTTTCTCAAAACCCTGCGCAATCAGACCAACATCGTCTTCAATTCAGCTTTTCTCAAAAACCTGACGCACACCGAGACCTACGAGTTCCTGCAACTGTGTCACCGGCGGATTTATCAGGATCAGGAGATGATTTATCACATCAAGGATCCGGGCAACGGGTTTTACATTATTGAGAGCGGTTCGGTAGAGCTTTTCGTGCAGAACGAAAAAGGCACGCAAATCGGCAGCTCTTTCCGCCTGAGTAGTCCGGATACTTTTGGTAACCTGAGCCTGTCGCACAGCATGCGCCGGATGAGTTCGGCCCGTGCCGTTGATGAGACCATTGTGCTCGGGTTTTTCAAACCTGATTTTGAAGCCCTGGAGAAACGGCACCCGCAGATTGCCATCAAACTGCTTTCGGAGATCAACCGGGTTCTCGCGCAACAGCTCGAATCAACCATGCTGGAGCTGGCAAATCATATCGGGGAGTTTCAGTCGATGTATTTTCAGGCGGAAACCTTTTACGCCCAAAACAGCGATTCGCCGGTCATCTGAGCCCTATCCTGTACTTCAGCCGTTTCTTCCACTTTTTTCTCTTCCCACTCCTAAACCTGTTTCATGGCTGTCAAAAAAGGACATACTGCCGAACTGACGATTGAATCCGCCGCTTATGAAGGCAAAGGATTCGGCCGGCTTGAAGACCGCGCCTGTTTCGTGAAAAATACCGCACCCGGCGACCGTGTGAAGGTCCGTATCATCAAAAAAAGGAAAGCCTTTTTTGAAGGGCAGCTTTTAGAAGTGCTGGAAGAAGGGCCGGATCGGGTGACGCCCGTTTGCAGGCACGCGTCCGTTTGCGGGGGCTGCACCTGGCAGCATGTGACCTATGCCGAACAGCTTCGGTTCAAGCGTCAGCACGTGGAAGATCACCTGCAACGCATTGGCGGACTTCGGGATATTACGCCACTGCCCGTGCTACAGGCCCCGCATGAGCTGTACTACCGGAACAAAATGGAATACAGCTTCGGCGACCGGCGGTGGCTTACCCGCGAAGAAATCGACAGCGGCGTCACCTTTACCGATAAGGATGTGGCAGCCGGAATGCACGCCCCCGGACGCTTCGACCGGATTCTGAACCTGGATGAATGCCATCTGCAGATTCCCGTTTCTTATGAAATCATGAACTTTGTGCGACATTACGCGCTTCAGCACGATATCCCTTCCTTCAATCCCATCAAAAAACAGGGTTTTATTCGTCACGTCATGGTGCGTACCGGTCATCACACCGGCGACCTGATGGTTAACCTTGTGACTTTTGCCGACCGTGACGACCTTGTTCAGCCGCTTGCCGATGCCCTGCTTGAGCGCTTTCCGGAGATTACAACCATCGTCAATAATGTAAACGATACGCCATCGCCCAGCTCGGAAGGTCGGTTCGAAAAAATCCTGTACGGTCCGGGCTATATCACCGAAAAACTGGGTCGAAACGCTTTCCGGATTGACGCCAATACTTTTTTCCAGACCAACACCCTGCAGGCTGAGCGGCTGTATGAAACAGCGCGTCACTTTGCTGATTTGCGCCCGAACGATCTCCTTTTCGATCTCTACTGCGGGGTAGGCTCACTCACCCTGTACACAGCGGATGCGGTGCGGCAGGCCGTGGGCATTGAACTGAACCCGGTATCGGTAGAGAACGCTTTCAGGAATGCCGCGGCCAACGGGGTAACCAACTGCGCCTTCGAAACGGGGGATATGAAAGATGTTTTCACCCAAAAATTTGTGCAAAAATACGGCAAACCCGATGTCATCATCACCGATCCGCCCCGTGCCGGCATGCACCCGGATGTGGTGAAAACCCTGTGTACGCTCGCCGCCGACCGGCTTGTGTACGTGAGCTGTAATAGCGCAACCATGGCCCGGGACTTAGCGGAGCTGAGTGCGGTTTACCGTATTGATGCGGTGCAGCCCGTCGATATGTTTCCGCAAACCTATCATATTGAAACCGTGGCCAAACTTACGCGCCGCAGCTGACAAATCCGCGCAAATGCTTAATGACGGAAATCATGTATCTTGCTTCATGGTTTAATACGGATAGATTTTATGCCTTGCTTCGGGCAATCATCAATACACTGAGAATTCACAATCAGCTATGAAAAAACAAATTGGCGTTATAGGTGCCGGAATCGGGGGTCTGAGCACGGCTGCGCGGCTTGCGGCACAAGGGCACGGCGTAAAATTATGGGAACGCACCGGCAGCTGCGGGGGCAAGATGAATCAGATCGCCAAGAACGGCTACCGTTTCGACACCGGGCCGAGCCTGCTCACCATGCTCTTCGTCATCGAAAAGCTATTCCGCGACTGCGGTCGGGACGTTCGCGATTACCTGAGCTTTGAACCCATTGATCCGCTATGCCGCTACGCCTGGAATGACGGCACCGTATTCGATTGCTCCGCCGATCTGCAGAAAACGCTGAGCCAACTCACCGAAATCGCGCCGGAAGACATCGAAGAATATGTAAAATTTCTGGGCTACTCAGCGGACCTGTACCAAAAGACAGCGGACACCTTCATCATGAATCCGCTGCAAACCATTAAGGATCTGAAGAATCTCAAGAAATCGGATGTCTTCAAGATTGACGCCTTTCCGACCGTGAGCACAAGGGTTGACCGCTGCTTCAAATCACACTATCTCCGGCAGGTATTCAAGCGTTTTGCGACATACAACGGATCTTCACCCTATCTTGCGCCCGCGACCATTAACGTGATTGCCTTTGTGGAACTCTGTCTCGGCGCTTATTACGTAAAGGGCGGCCTCTACAAAATCGCCGAAGCGCTCGAAAAGCTCTGCCTTGAGCTCGGCGTGGAAATCAGCTACAATGCGGACATCGCCCGTATCATCACCCAAAACAAAAGCGTGACCGGCATTGCGCTTGCTGACGGCAGCACGGAACAGCTCGACGCCGTTTTTTCAAATTCTGACGCGACCTTTACCTACAACAACCTGATCGAAGATGGCACCCTCAAGCCGAAAGTCAAAAAACGGATTACCGGCATTGAGCCCTCCTGCTCAGGCTTTGTGCTGCTGCTCGGCGTAAAGAAAACCTACCCACAGCTCAGGCACCACAATATTTTCTTCAGCCGCGACTACGAGAAAGAATTTGCGGAGATCTTCCATCGCAAGGTGCTCCCGGAAGATCCAACCATATATGTCGCCAACACTTCTTTCAGTGACCCGGATCATGCACCGGAAGGCAGTTCAAACCTCTTCATCCTCATCAATGCGCCCTACCTGACCGAAAAAGTCAGGTGGGATGATGAACGGATTCAGGATTACGGAGACCTTATCATCAGCAAGCTCG
This genomic stretch from Cyclonatronum proteinivorum harbors:
- a CDS encoding VOC family protein, which codes for MTQSAQQLIGSVALVVENYDDAIAFYTKKLLFTLIEDTDLGGGKRWVQVAPPHSTGTKLLLAQASTGEQKKAIGNQSGGRVFLFLETNDFWRDYTCMKSKGVVFLEEPRREAYGTVVVFRDLYGNKWDLLQLSKKSKPASEPDH
- a CDS encoding glycosyl hydrolase family 95 catalytic domain-containing protein; this translates as MNKRLLPVLGLMLLCSFFAAEQLRAQETGWEIRASQIDPANYYGITVANGMVGLVTSHEPLRVSDTVLNGIYDHYGRGRTSNILRVFNFAGMELNIDEQFITAREVSNMRQRLDMRRAFAETTFDVGNKASVRYTIRALRNLPFTSMIELEVTALQNITMRAASRIEAPAHLRDVRQFYQEVDRPHVNIPIMTSVAQSPTGRHTVAAASTFLFSEEQRPHLVHEDWDHDMHRVHFTKELRAGETYRFTVLSSVIGTEHVSDPHNEAERLSLFAMLEGRDRLITRHEREWERLWESDIIIEGNLRDQIDVRSALYHLYSFAREGTAYSLSPMGLSGLGYNGHVFWDTELWMYPPLLMLQPEIAKSLIRYRFERMEAARQKAFMNGFRGVMFPWESNDTGEEATPVWALSGPFQHHITAVVGIAFWNYFRVTQDMDFLREMGWPLLREVAEFWVSRVDEGENGAFHIINVMAADEWAENVDDNAFTNGAAISALRFATQAAELLGETPDPKWMEIANGLPILQFPDGTTREHATYEGELIKQADVNLLSFPLDIIRDPDQIRKDLEYYIPRVGDGPAMTHSVFATLYARLGEERRAYELFHRAYRPNELPPFGVIAEDAGGTNPYFATGAGGMLQTVLSGFGGLEMTDTGIMQLDTPLPREWRSLTITGVGPKRETFTNNR
- a CDS encoding sulfite exporter TauE/SafE family protein, giving the protein MDTAQPASSQSLRMPVYWAAAGLVLVLWVLAMLRLDWWGMFAETWPLTLTMVFGSFIAGATAEGGGAVAFPVFTKAFGVAPHDAKVFAFMIQSFGMTMAGLVIYLRKIPVLWHVIGFGLAGGVFGLIVGDTFLALPNPYPKLFFSLVAGVFGFFLIYNRWIVNNAPSEHIRLRRSVQLTLFTLTGFLGGMISSVIGVGIDMMTFILLTLLFGVNEKISTPTTVVMMGLLSVFGFLWFGAVKSEINPVVWQYWMSCVPVVIFGAPFGAWVCSKIKRDHLIWLLLLLIGVDLGSTLWVVPMTPERIQFLLVSTLIASSLFALLLWLRRFVTDEA
- the gatA gene encoding Asp-tRNA(Asn)/Glu-tRNA(Gln) amidotransferase subunit GatA, translating into MQPTGIRETQRLIAEGALTAEQITGHFLETIERDNPELNAFTTIAGTQAMQQARETDQQFWDRKAGRLAGAVIGIKEAIVERGRVCTAGSKMLAGFESVYDATAVQRLRDEGAILIGRLNMDEFAMGSSTENSAFGITRNPADKTKVPGGSSGGSAAAVAAGMCHATLGSDTGGSVRQPASLCGVVGLKPTYGRISRHGLIAYASSFDCIGPLTHSVEDAALLLSVLAGHDHSDATSSRKPVPDYLAESETLPQGLRVGLPVEYFGDGLDPEVKALVMQQVEALKAAGAVPVPLSLPHTPYAVATYYILATAEASSNLARYDGIRYGHRTDRAQMMEALANEKKMLQKAGQDPASVESALIRLYKQSRTEGFGPEVKRRIMLGTYVLSAGYYDAYYGKAQRIRRLIQQDFLSAFEHCDVILSPTSPTTAFGIGEKTDDPLQMYLSDIYTISANLAGIPALSLPAGTHPADGLPVGVQLMAPHFREDLLFAAGRQLEQHQATTTRA
- a CDS encoding Sec-independent protein translocase subunit TatA/TatB, with product MGSFGGLEIAVIVMVILLLFGAKKIPELARGLGQGINEFRKASNEIKSEIEQGARESDSRSNSSDQKEKTSNGN
- a CDS encoding DUF2795 domain-containing protein, yielding MIWTVELAATLEEAPWPATREELIEWAERNGCPQQVIDNLYELDEEDDSPYENIEEIWPDYIMKEDFFHGEDDDGFDYDDV